The Mugil cephalus isolate CIBA_MC_2020 chromosome 19, CIBA_Mcephalus_1.1, whole genome shotgun sequence genome has a window encoding:
- the zcchc9 gene encoding zinc finger CCHC domain-containing protein 9: protein MTRWARANNVHKHKPAEATPWSQLRGGRPRGGGGGRGGGGRGGGGGTQSDRLRRTQPSGSDVKKPNRKKKEYIDEDVNGYMEYLQQSGRQTPSRGGGGGGAGGGGGGGGWRREEEPGLREELEVALKKDQRREDRRIKRQTDKKTKMLCFNCRKPGHGLADCPEADRDEEMGRGICYRCGSTEHEIHKCRAKVDPALGDFPYAKCFICGQTGHLSRSCPDNPKGLYAQGGCCRVCGSVEHFQKNCPEHQAATNSITVGWLSNNMSADHEDVHVPVKTVKPKQTKVVTF from the exons ATGACGCGATGGGCGAGAGCCAACAAcgtccacaaacacaaaccagcagAGGCCACTCCCTGGAGtcagctgagaggaggaagaccgagaggaggaggaggaggacgaggaggaggaggacgaggaggaggaggaggaactcaGAGCGACCGTCTGAGGAGGACTCAGCCCAGCGGCTCGGATGTGAAGAAACCGAACCGTAAGAAGAAGGAGTACATCGACGAGGATGTGAACGGCTACATGGAGTATCTGCAGCAGAGCGGACGGCAGACGCCttcaagaggaggaggaggaggaggagcaggaggaggaggaggaggaggaggatggaggagggaggaagagccGGGGctcagggaggagctggaggtcGCCCTGAAGAAAGACCAGAGGAGGGAGGACCGGAGGATAAAGAGGCAGACGGACAAGAAAACCAAAATG CTGTGCTTTAACTGCAGGAAGCCTGGTCACGGTTTGGCCGACTGTCCCGAGGCCGACAGAGACGAGGAGATGGGCCGAGGCATCTGTTACCGATGTGGCTCCACCGAACACGAGATCCACAAGTGTCGAGCCAAAGTGGATCCTGCTCTGG GTGACTTCCCCTACGCCAAGTGCTTCATCTGTGGACAGACTGGACACCTGTCCCGGTCCTGCCCCGATAATCCCAAAGGACTCTACGCTCAAG GAGGCTGCTGTCGTGTCTGTGGTTCGGTGGAACATTTCCAGAAGAACTGTCCAGAGCATCAAGCTGCCA CGAACTCCATCACCGTGGGCTGGTTGTCCAACAACATGAGCGCGGACCACGAGGACGTCCACGTCCCAGTGAAGACGGTCAAACCCAAGCAGACTAAAGTGGTGACGTTCTGA